Proteins encoded in a region of the Geobacillus genomosp. 3 genome:
- the rbsK gene encoding ribokinase: protein MNKPTITVIGSINMDLVTVAARFPNQGETILGERFLTTPGGKGANQAVAAARLGANVRMIGAVGDDAFGQELIRSLQNEGVSVNSVKPVTHEHTGIASITISERDNRIIVVPGANHALTPEDLDPYESVIAESDVCLLQLEIPLPVVERVVSIAHRHGVRVIVNPAPAQPLPLVVLEQASFLTPNEHERGILFDKMDEESFVDQLIVTEGAKGVRIWQDGQERLIPSFHVPVVDTTGAGDTFNGALAVALAEGKPLHETCRFANAAAALSVTKLGAQAGMPRREEVESFLAEQERSQ, encoded by the coding sequence ATGAACAAACCAACCATTACCGTGATCGGCAGCATCAACATGGACTTGGTCACCGTGGCGGCGCGGTTTCCAAACCAGGGAGAGACGATTTTAGGCGAGCGGTTTCTCACCACTCCCGGCGGCAAAGGGGCCAACCAGGCGGTGGCCGCCGCCCGCCTCGGCGCCAACGTTCGAATGATTGGCGCGGTGGGGGATGATGCGTTTGGTCAAGAGCTCATCCGTTCGTTGCAAAATGAAGGCGTTTCCGTCAATAGTGTGAAACCGGTTACACATGAACATACCGGCATTGCTTCCATTACGATTTCTGAGCGGGACAACCGGATCATTGTCGTCCCGGGGGCGAATCACGCGCTGACGCCGGAGGATCTGGATCCATATGAATCCGTGATCGCCGAAAGCGATGTGTGCTTACTGCAGCTGGAAATCCCGCTTCCCGTTGTGGAACGGGTCGTTTCGATCGCGCATCGCCACGGCGTGCGCGTCATCGTGAACCCAGCTCCAGCACAGCCGCTGCCGCTCGTGGTGCTCGAGCAGGCGAGTTTCTTGACGCCGAATGAACATGAACGGGGCATTTTGTTTGACAAGATGGATGAAGAATCGTTTGTCGATCAGCTCATTGTCACCGAAGGGGCCAAAGGGGTGCGCATTTGGCAAGATGGACAAGAACGGCTCATTCCAAGTTTCCACGTTCCCGTCGTGGATACGACGGGCGCGGGCGATACGTTTAACGGGGCGCTTGCCGTGGCGCTCGCGGAAGGGAAGCCGCTTCATGAAACGTGCCGATTTGCCAATGCGGCTGCGGCTCTATCCGTGACAAAACTCGGGGCGCAGGCTGGGATGCCGAGACGAGAGGAGGTGGAATCATTTTTGGCCGAACAGGAACGAAGTCAATGA
- a CDS encoding LacI family DNA-binding transcriptional regulator, with the protein MATIRDVAKRAGVSVATVSRVLNQNGYVNEETEKRVRQAMEELNYKPNEVARALFKKTSKTVGLIVPDITNPFFPELVRAVEDVMNIYDYTVILCNSDEKAEKEREYIEVLKQKYVDGVILTTNQFAPEEVEEWDVPIVVLDRPLHERYPSVVADNYGGARLATRHLYEIGCRRIAHIQGPTHVINAIERFRGYQDEMKALGLGDRQFVIQGNYQLKQAKEAVMDALAKQEIDGIFAGNDAMAVGALKAVQQSGLRVPEDIAIIGYDGIPLTEMTTPELSTVSQPIYEMGAMAARILIKQIERKPLEKLHYQLPVQLVVRQSTSRRGLT; encoded by the coding sequence ATGGCAACGATTCGTGATGTAGCAAAGCGAGCAGGTGTATCCGTCGCCACCGTTTCGCGGGTGTTAAATCAAAACGGATATGTTAACGAAGAAACGGAAAAACGAGTCAGACAGGCGATGGAGGAACTCAATTATAAGCCGAATGAAGTAGCGCGGGCGTTGTTCAAAAAAACGTCCAAAACGGTCGGATTGATTGTCCCGGATATTACGAACCCGTTCTTTCCCGAGCTCGTTCGCGCGGTGGAAGATGTGATGAATATTTATGACTATACGGTCATTCTATGCAATTCTGATGAGAAAGCGGAAAAAGAACGGGAATATATCGAGGTGTTGAAGCAAAAATACGTAGATGGCGTCATTTTGACCACGAACCAGTTCGCGCCGGAAGAAGTCGAGGAATGGGATGTTCCGATTGTCGTGCTCGACCGTCCGCTCCATGAACGTTACCCATCGGTGGTTGCGGATAATTACGGGGGAGCTCGTTTAGCGACGCGTCATTTGTATGAAATAGGCTGCCGGCGGATTGCCCATATTCAAGGGCCGACCCACGTCATTAACGCCATAGAGCGTTTTCGCGGCTATCAAGATGAAATGAAGGCGCTGGGGTTGGGAGATCGGCAGTTCGTCATCCAAGGGAATTACCAGCTGAAGCAGGCGAAAGAAGCGGTGATGGATGCGTTGGCCAAGCAGGAGATCGACGGCATTTTTGCCGGCAACGATGCGATGGCGGTCGGTGCTTTGAAAGCGGTTCAGCAGTCTGGCCTGCGCGTTCCTGAAGATATTGCGATTATCGGTTATGACGGCATCCCGCTGACGGAAATGACAACACCGGAACTATCGACTGTATCCCAGCCCATTTACGAAATGGGCGCCATGGCGGCTAGAATTTTAATTAAACAAATTGAGAGAAAGCCGCTTGAGAAACTCCATTATCAACTTCCGGTTCAACTGGTCGTGCGACAGTCGACATCAAGGAGGGGATTGACATGA
- a CDS encoding putative holin-like toxin, which translates to MMTVAEALSLMISFASLIVAVIAVSKEK; encoded by the coding sequence ATGATGACTGTTGCGGAGGCGTTGTCGTTAATGATTTCGTTTGCGTCGCTGATCGTAGCAGTCATTGCGGTATCAAAAGAAAAGTAA
- a CDS encoding DUF3789 domain-containing protein has protein sequence MVAFIAGMFVGSFVMLVIMSMMVAAKRADEAGERWREK, from the coding sequence ATGGTCGCGTTTATCGCCGGAATGTTTGTCGGCTCGTTCGTCATGCTTGTCATCATGAGCATGATGGTGGCGGCGAAACGGGCGGATGAAGCGGGCGAACGGTGGAGGGAAAAGTAA
- a CDS encoding VanZ family protein produces MREFLSCWLPVILWCLVIYTFSESSLFTGANTAHVLQVILSYWPFGGGDEEGPSWLNVLIRKAAHLTEFGILAALVWRALSPKRLAYAGAWLFATAYAATDEWHQSFEPGRTATPKDVAIDSCGALIALLVVWGCRRWLRKKHQAVKRGV; encoded by the coding sequence ATGAGAGAGTTCCTTTCCTGCTGGCTCCCCGTCATTCTTTGGTGTCTCGTCATTTACACGTTTAGCGAGTCTTCCTTGTTCACCGGAGCGAATACGGCTCACGTGCTGCAGGTGATTCTCTCGTATTGGCCGTTTGGCGGCGGGGATGAAGAGGGGCCGTCATGGCTGAACGTTTTGATCCGCAAAGCGGCGCATTTGACCGAGTTTGGCATTTTGGCCGCGCTCGTATGGCGGGCGCTCTCGCCCAAGCGGTTGGCGTATGCGGGCGCTTGGCTGTTTGCGACCGCTTATGCGGCAACCGACGAGTGGCACCAATCGTTTGAACCGGGGCGGACGGCGACGCCGAAAGATGTGGCCATTGACTCGTGTGGGGCGCTGATCGCGCTTTTGGTAGTATGGGGCTGCCGCCGTTGGCTCAGGAAAAAGCATCAGGCGGTGAAACGCGGCGTATAA
- a CDS encoding sodium:solute symporter family protein — translation MNAALVIIFAFLLFSLYLGLQARKGKDMNLEQWTVGGRGFGTIFVFLLMAGEIYTTFTFLGGSGWAYGKGGPTFYIIAYGCLAYVLSYWMLPKVWKYAKEHRLMSQSDFFARKYDSPMLGVLVALVGVVALIPYLVLQLKGLGIIVSQASYGTISPTAAIWIGVLAVTVYVMISGIHGSAWTAVVKDIMILVVAVFLGIYLPFHYYGGIQPMFETVEQVKPGFLALPDKGMSASWFISTVLLTALGFYMWPHTFGSIYSAKSANVFRKNAIVLPIYQLVLLFVFFVGFAAILQVPGLEGSDADLALLKLSIQTFDPWVVGLIGAAGLLTAMVPGSMILMSASTLLVKNVYQVFVPSATDEQVAKLAKYLVPVIALISLYFTFRGGDTIVALLLMGYSLVTQLFPSFVLSLTKQNVVTKQGAFAGIVAGVATVAYITLSGSSVGTLFPSLPQVVQDLNVGIIALIVNTVVTLVVSLIPTRSVRAGAERKAV, via the coding sequence GAAAGACATGAACTTGGAGCAATGGACGGTCGGCGGCCGCGGATTTGGCACGATCTTTGTATTTCTCTTGATGGCCGGTGAGATTTATACGACGTTTACATTCCTTGGCGGAAGCGGTTGGGCCTATGGAAAAGGCGGGCCGACATTTTACATTATCGCCTACGGCTGCCTAGCCTATGTGTTATCGTATTGGATGTTGCCGAAAGTATGGAAATATGCGAAAGAACATCGGTTGATGTCCCAATCCGACTTCTTCGCCCGAAAGTACGACAGCCCGATGCTCGGTGTCCTCGTGGCGCTTGTAGGGGTTGTGGCGCTCATTCCGTATTTGGTGTTGCAACTGAAAGGGCTCGGTATCATCGTTTCCCAAGCTTCCTACGGCACGATTTCTCCGACCGCTGCCATTTGGATCGGGGTGTTGGCCGTAACGGTCTACGTAATGATTTCGGGTATTCACGGTTCAGCATGGACAGCAGTGGTGAAAGACATTATGATTTTAGTCGTGGCCGTCTTTTTAGGGATTTATCTGCCGTTCCACTATTATGGGGGAATCCAGCCGATGTTTGAGACGGTTGAACAAGTGAAGCCCGGGTTTTTAGCGTTGCCAGACAAAGGCATGAGTGCTTCGTGGTTCATTTCAACGGTGTTGCTGACGGCACTTGGATTCTATATGTGGCCTCATACGTTTGGATCCATTTATTCGGCGAAAAGCGCCAATGTTTTTCGGAAAAATGCCATTGTTTTGCCGATTTATCAGTTGGTTTTATTGTTTGTCTTTTTCGTTGGCTTTGCTGCCATTTTGCAAGTGCCGGGGCTCGAAGGGTCGGATGCGGATTTGGCTTTATTAAAATTGTCCATTCAAACGTTTGACCCGTGGGTCGTCGGGTTGATTGGCGCCGCCGGGCTGCTCACCGCCATGGTTCCAGGGTCGATGATTTTGATGAGCGCATCGACGTTACTTGTGAAGAATGTGTATCAAGTGTTTGTACCATCCGCTACCGATGAGCAAGTCGCCAAGTTGGCGAAATATCTTGTTCCCGTTATTGCCCTCATTTCCTTGTACTTTACGTTCCGGGGCGGCGATACGATCGTGGCGTTGCTTTTGATGGGATATAGTCTTGTAACCCAGTTGTTCCCTTCTTTCGTGCTAAGTTTAACGAAGCAAAATGTTGTCACGAAGCAAGGGGCATTTGCCGGAATTGTAGCAGGCGTGGCTACAGTGGCGTATATTACGCTGTCCGGCAGCAGCGTCGGCACGTTATTCCCGTCATTGCCGCAAGTGGTGCAAGATTTGAATGTCGGCATTATCGCACTGATTGTCAATACGGTTGTGACGCTCGTAGTCAGCTTGATTCCGACGCGTTCGGTTCGTGCGGGCGCCGAGAGAAAAGCCGTGTAG